The following are from one region of the Camelus dromedarius isolate mCamDro1 chromosome 16, mCamDro1.pat, whole genome shotgun sequence genome:
- the GAA gene encoding lysosomal alpha-glucosidase yields MRWPSCSHTLQGVCALASLVLLGHILLYSFAVAPRELCSFSRAPEEMYQARQLGASGLGPRPAPGHQGSPRAAPTRCDLPPAGRFDCAPDKAITREQCEARGCCYVPARQRPPGAQMGQPWCFFPSGYPSYKLENLTTTETGYTATLTRTTPTFFPKDIMTLRLDVLMETESRLHLTIKDPANRRYEVPLETPRVHSRAPSTLYSVAFSEDPFGVVVRRKLDGRVLLNTTVAPLFFADQFLQLSTSLPSQHITGLAEHLGPLMLSTNWTKVTLWNRDIAPVPDVNLYGSHPFYLVLEDDGSAHGVFLLNSNAMDVVLQPSPALSWRSTGGILDLYVFLGPEPKNAVQQYLDIVGHPFMPPYWGLGFHLCRWGYSSTAITRQVVENMTRAHFPLDVQWNDVDYMDARRDFTFNKDGFGDFPAMVQELHQGGRRYMLIVDPAISSSSPAGTYRPYDEGLRRGVFITNETGQPLIGKVWPGLTAFPDFTNPEALGWWQDMVGEFHAQVPFDGMWIDMNEPSNFVRGSVDGCPNSDLENPPYVPGVVGGTLRAATICASSQQFLSTHYNLHNLYGLTEAFASHRALVKARGRRPFVISRSTFAGHGRFAGHWTGDVWSSWEQLSYSVSAILLFNLVGVPLVGADVCGFLGNTSEELCVRWTQLGAFYPFMRNHNDLSSLPQEPYRFSETAQQAMRKALGLRYALLPHLYTLFHGAHVRGETVARPLFLEFPRDPRTWTVDHQLLWGEALLITPVLEAGKVEVTGYFPRGTWYDLQMVPVQAFGSHPLPPAAPLTSIIHSEGQWVMLPAPLDTINLHVRAGHIIPMQGPGLTTTESRKQPMALAVALTPSGEARGELFWDDGESLGVLERGAYTQVIFLAGNNTVVNQLVRVSSEGASLQLRKVIVLGVAMAPQQVLCNGVPVSNFTYSPDTETLDIPVSLMMGKQFLISWS; encoded by the exons ATGAGGTGGCCGTCCTGCTCCCACACCCTGCAGGGGGTCTGCGCCCTTGCCTCCTTGGTCCTCCTGGGGCACATCCTGCTGTACAGCTTCGCAGTGGCCCCCCGAGAGCTGTGCAGCTTCTCCCGAGCACCCGAGGAGATGTACCAAGCTCGCCAGCTGGGAGCCAGTGGCCTAGGGCCCCGGCCCGCCCCAGGGCACCAAGGCAGCCCCAGGGCAGCGCCCACACGGTGTGACCTGCCCCCCGCTGGCCGCTTCGACTGTGCCCCAGACAAGGCCATCACCCGGGAGCAGTGCGAGGCCCGGGGCTGCTGCTACGTGCCCGCGAGGCAGCGGCCTCCCGGGGCCCAGATGGGGCAGCCCTGGTGCTTCTTCCCTTCCGGCTACCCCAGTTACAAGCTGGAGAACCTGACCACCACGGAGACGGGCTACACAGCCACCCTGACGCGCACCACCCCGACCTTCTTCCCCAAGGACATCATGACCTTACGGCTGGATGTGCTGATGGAGACGGAGAGCCGGCTCCACCTCAcg ATCAAAGATCCCGCCAACAGGCGCTACGAAGTGCCCTTGGAGACCCCGCGTGTCCACAGCCGGGCGCCGTCCACGCTCTACAGTGTGGCGTTCTCGGAGGACCCCTTTGGGGTGGTCGTGCGGCGGAAGCTGGATGGACGGGTGCT GCTGAACACCACCGTGGCTCCCCTGTTCTTTGCCGACCAGTTTCTGCAGCTGTCCACCTCCCTGCCATCCCAGCACATCACAGGCCTTGCCGAACACCTCGGGCCCCTGATGCTCAGCACCAACTGGACCAAGGTCACCCTCTGGAATCGGGACATCGCCCCCGTG CCTGATGTGAACCTGTACGGGTCCCACCCTTTCTACCTGGTGCTGGAGGACGACGGGTCAGCTCACGGGGTCTTCCTGCTGAACAGCAATGCCATGG ACGTGGTCCTGCAGCCAAGCCCAGCCCTCAGCTGGAGGTCGACAGGCGGGATTCTGGACTTGTACGTCTTCCTGGGCCCGGAGCCCAAGAACGCAGTGCAGCAGTACCTGGACATCGTGG GCCACCCGTTCATGCCGCCGTACTGGGGCCTGGGCTTCCACCTGTGTCGCTGGGGCTACTCCTCCACCGCCATCACCCGCCAGGTTGTGGAGAACATGACCAGGGCCCATTTCCCCCTG GACGTCCAGTGGAACGACGTGGACTACATGGACGCCAGGAGGGACTTCACTTTCAACAAGGACGGCTTCGGGGACTTCCCGGCCATGGTGCAGGAGCTCCACCAGGGCGGCCGGCGGTACATGCTGATCGTC GATCCTGCCATCAGCAGCTCCAGCCCCGCCGGGACCTACCGCCCCTACGACGAGGGCCTGCGGCGGGGGGTCTTCATCACCAACGAGACCGGGCAGCCTCTGATTGGGAAG GTGTGGCCCGGACTCACCGCCTTCCCCGACTTCACCAACCCCGAGGCCCTAGGCTGGTGGCAGGACATGGTGGGCGAGTTCCACGCCCAGGTGCCCTTCGATGGCATGTGGATT GACATGAACGAGCCATCCAACTTCGTGAGGGGCTCTGTGGACGGCTGCCCCAACAGTGACCTGGAGAACCCGCCCTACGTGCCAG GGGTGGTCGGCGGGACTCTCCGGGCAGCCACCATCTGCGCCTCCAGCCAGCAGTTCCTCTCCACGCACTACAACCTGCACAACCTGTATGGCCTGACCGAGGCCTTCGCCTCCCACAG AGCCCTGGTGAAGGCTCGGGGGAGGCGGCCCTTCGTGATCTCTCGCTCAACCTTTGCTGGCCACGGCCGATTCGCTGGCCACTGGACAGGGGACGTGTGGAGCAGCTGGGAGCAGCTCTCCTACTCCGTGTCAG CCATCCTGCTTTTCAATCTGGTGGGGGTGCCCCTGGTGGGGGCGGACGTCTGCGGCTTCCTGGGCAACACCTCGGAGGAGCTGTGCGTGCGCTGGACCCAGCTGGGGGCCTTCTACCCCTTCATGCGGAACCACAACGACCTCAGCAGCCTG CCGCAGGAGCCGTACAGGTTCAGCGAGACGGCGCAGCAAGCCATGAGGAAGGCCTTGGGCCTGCGCTACGCGCTCCTGCCCCACCTCTACACGCTGTTCCACGGGGCCCACGTCAGGGGCGAGACCGTGGCTCGGCCCCTCTTCCTGGA GTTCCCCAGAGACCCCCGCACCTGGACCGTGGACCACCAGCTCCTGTGGGGGGAGGCTCTGCTCATCACTCCAGTCCTCGAGGCCGGGAAGGTTGAGGTCACTGGCTACTTCCCCCGAGGCACGTGGTATGACCTGCAGATG GTGCCAGTTCAGGCCTTTGGCAGCCATCCACTTCCGCCCGCTGCACCCCTAACATCCATCATCCACAGTGAGGGGCAGTGGGTGATGCTACCCGCCCCACTGGACACCATCAACCTCCACGTCCGGGCCGGTCACATCATCCCCATGCAG GGCCCAGGCCTCACAACCACAGAGTCCCGCAAACAGCCCATGGCCTTGGCCGTGGCACTGACCCCGAGCGGGGAGGCCCGAGGGGAGCTGTTCTGGGACGACGGGGAGAGCCTGGGGGTGCTGGAGCGCGGGGCTTACACGCAGGTCATCTTTCTGGCTGGAAAC AACACTGTCGTGAACCAGTTGGTGCGTGTGAGCAGCGAGGGGGCCAGCCTGCAGCTGAGGAAGGTGATCGTCCTTGGGGTGGCCATGGCCCCCCAGCAGGTCCTCTGCAACGGCGTTCCTGTCTCTAACTTCACCTACAGCCCTGACACTGAG ACCCTGGACATCCCTGTCTCACTGATGATGGGAAAGCAGTTTCTCATCAGTTGGTCTTAA